The genomic stretch CCTGTCGGTCGAGAAAGGTGAAATCGTCAGCCTGATCGGGCCGTCTGGGTCGGGCAAGAGCACGTTACTGCGCGTTCTACTGGGGCTGTTGCCGCCGGAGCACGGCAGCGTGCGGCTGAACGGCAATCTCGTGAACTATGCGGACAAGGCTGCCGTGCGGTCGTTGCGCTCGGAAATCGCAATCGTCTTTCAACAATACAACCTGTTCCAGAACATGACCGTGCTGGACAACGTGATGATCACGCCCACCCGGATCAAGGGCTGGCCGCGCAAGCAGGTGGAAGAGAACGCCATCCGGCTGCTTACGCGCGTGGGCCTCGAGCACAGGCTGAAGGCGTATCCGGACGAGTTGTCGGGTGGTCAGCAGCAACGTGTTGCCATAGCCCGTGCGCTGGCGCTGGAGCCGAACGTGCTGCTTCTCGATGAGGTCACGGCTGCGCTCGACCCCGAACTCGTCACCGAGGTGCTCGATACGATTCGCGCCCTGGCGTTGGAGGGCATCACCATGTTCATCGTGTCGCACGAGATGAGTTTCGTGCGCGAGGTGTCGTCGAAAGTCGTGTTCATGGCGGGCGGCCATGTGATCGAGACAGGCTCACCGCAGCAGATTTTCGATACCCCACAGGAAGCCCGCACACGTGAATTCGTCGGCAAGATCCTGCGCCATTGACGGAGTCGATGGGGCCGCGAGTCGCTAGCGGGCGTATGGCGTTCCGCAAGGCTGACCGGCGCGACCGCCGCCATTGCCAGTAGCGTTGCGTTACGCCTTTTCAACCCCGCCATACCGGCTCTCAAGTCCTCCGGGTCATCATGAATCAACAATCGCTTATCTCGGCGCTGCTCGCGAGCGTCGATCGCCACTTCGATACCGAAGTCGAATTTCTTTCGACGCTGGTAAAGATGCCATCGGACAATCCGCCTGGTGACTGCTCGAGCCACGCCGAAATGGCGGCGCTTGCACTCGAATCGTTTGGCTTCAAGGTCGAACGCCATCCGGTCCCACACGCCGATGCCGCGCGCGCCGGCATGATCAGCGCGACGAATCTGGTCGTCCGGCATCGTTTCGGCGACGGACCGGTCATCGCGCTGAACGCGCACGGCGATGTCGTCCCGCCCGGCGATGGTTGGTCCGCTGATCCCTACGGCGCCGAGATCCGTGACGGCTGGATGTTCGGACGCGGCGCCGCGGTATCGAAGTCGGACTTCGCGACCTATGCGTTCGCGTTGAAGGCGTTGATCGACAGCCAGGCGGAACTCGACGGAACCGTCGAGCTGCACCTGACCTACGACGAGGAGAGCGGCGGCCTGATCGGCCCAGCGTGGCTGCTGAGGGAAGGCATCGTGAAGCCGGACTACGCGATCTGCGCCGGTTTCTCCTATTCGATCACCACCGCGCACAACGGCGCGATTCACCTCGAAGTCGTCGTGCGCGGAAAATCCGCGCACGCGGCACGGCCCGACACCGGGCACGATGCGCTGGAAGCCACGACGGCGGTGCTCAACGCGCTGTACGGACATCGCGAGGCGTTGAAGGCGATCCGCTCGAGCACGCCCGGCATCGATCACCCGACGCTCGTGGTGGGCTTGATTGAAGGCGGAATCAATACGAACGTGGTGCCGGACAAGGTCAGCTTGCGTCTGGACCGGCGGGTGATCCCGGAAGAAGATCCGGGATCGGTGCTGGCGCAGTTAAATAGGTTGATAGAAGACGCGGTAACAGGCTTGCCGGGCATTTCGACGACTGTGCGCGAAGTACTGGCGACATCGCCGTTGCGTCCCATAGAAGGGGCCGAGCGCCTGTCGGCGGCATTGCAGCGCGCCGCGAAGACCACGTTGGAGCAGGACATCCCGACCGGGGGCGTGCCGCTCTACACCGATGCGCGACTGTATTGCGAGGCGGGTGTTCCGACAGTCATCTATGGAGCGGGGCCACGCACGCTGCTGGAAGCGAACGGCCATCGAGCCGATGAACGTGTGGCACTTGAAGATCTGCGTATCGCCACCCAAACGATCGCGCTCGCGCTAGCAGATTTGCTGGCGCGAACCTGATCCAGCAGGTCCGGTTCAGGGACCGCTGCCTCCACTCAGGCGGTTAAGCACGAAACGGCGCAGGTTTTGCAGATGCGTGCGAACGGCGGCGCGTACGGCATCTGCGTCGTCGGCAGCGTATGCTTCGAGGATCGCAAGGTGCTCGACACGATCTTCCTCGATTCGATTGAACGGCGTCGTAAGTTCGAACAGCCGGCTGTTCGTGCGCACAACTTCGATCATCCGCGCGAGCACTTCGTTGCCGCTTGCATGTGCCATCATCGTGTGAATCTGGTCATCGATCTGCCAGTGTTCCTGCTCCTGCTGTCCACTGCGGAGAGCCTTGATCTTCTTTATCAGTTGCTGGATCTGCTTCTTGTCGATCTTGCCGATGGCAAGGCCGACGGCCTCCGCTTCGAGCAGCTCGCGTACCTTCATCGCCTGTAAATATTCCTGCGCGCTGACGAAGCGCACCGAATAAGAGCGGGCTCCGGCGCGCGTCAACAGACCCTCGCCTTCAAGCCGCAACAATGCTTCGCGCATGGGCGTGCGGGAAATGTTGAGCTCCTCGGCCAGCCGTCCTTCGACGACAGGGCCGCCGCTACGCAAGGCCTTGTCGAGGATCATTCGCCGCAGAGTCTGGTAAGCCAGTTCCCCCAGCTTTTCCGGGGTTGTCGGGGAAGATGCTGTCACGTCGTCTCACTCGCTTCTGATGCACGGTATACGCATTGTATGCGATCGAACCGTCATCTTCGCTTCGCGACGCGCGAATGGCCGTTACTTGAGTGCGGGTGATGCTCAAACGTCCACATCGATGCGCGGTCGAACGACTGAGATTGGCCGCCTACGGCCTTTCTCGAACAGTGATAGATGCTTGCCGTCACCGCCGCCGTTACGCGCGGCGATCCAATCGCCTGTGCAGGTCTAACCGGCCGGTGCCGGTCAGCGTCTTCGTCATGTGCACAAGGGCGCCATCGCTGAGCGGCTCCTCGTGAGTCACCTCAACGGTTCATTGTGGTGGCGCCGGCACCAGCCCGTACCTGGACATGACGCCGATAAGCTTCGAGCGATCGGGCGGGCCGCCGGCGTTTACTATTGTGCCGACATCACGAAAATACTGAGCCCCAATATCGGGCGCAAGGACGATCAGCGCTCGGGCCGTGCGATTGTGCGGGTTGCTAAAGTGATGAACCGACCCACGCGGGGTAAACATCCATTCTCCAGGCGTTAGGTCCCGGATTACCCCATCGACCGAGTACCGGAGCACGCCCTCCAGCATATAGACGCACTCTTCGTTCCGCGTGTGGCTATGTGGCGGCGGAACTTGCGAACTGGGAGGCACAGTCAACTCAAAAACACCCATCCCGCCTGTAGCAGTTCCATCTATCAAGTACTGAATGGTCAATTGACCAACGTTGATTGGTTCACTTGGCGTCGCGCCGTTAAGAGTCATTCCCGAACTCCTTCAAATAAAGGATTTTCGTCAG from Paraburkholderia sp. IMGN_8 encodes the following:
- a CDS encoding amino acid ABC transporter ATP-binding protein, with the protein product MPQLEIVDLKASYGPHTVLERINLSVEKGEIVSLIGPSGSGKSTLLRVLLGLLPPEHGSVRLNGNLVNYADKAAVRSLRSEIAIVFQQYNLFQNMTVLDNVMITPTRIKGWPRKQVEENAIRLLTRVGLEHRLKAYPDELSGGQQQRVAIARALALEPNVLLLDEVTAALDPELVTEVLDTIRALALEGITMFIVSHEMSFVREVSSKVVFMAGGHVIETGSPQQIFDTPQEARTREFVGKILRH
- a CDS encoding ArgE/DapE family deacylase, whose product is MNQQSLISALLASVDRHFDTEVEFLSTLVKMPSDNPPGDCSSHAEMAALALESFGFKVERHPVPHADAARAGMISATNLVVRHRFGDGPVIALNAHGDVVPPGDGWSADPYGAEIRDGWMFGRGAAVSKSDFATYAFALKALIDSQAELDGTVELHLTYDEESGGLIGPAWLLREGIVKPDYAICAGFSYSITTAHNGAIHLEVVVRGKSAHAARPDTGHDALEATTAVLNALYGHREALKAIRSSTPGIDHPTLVVGLIEGGINTNVVPDKVSLRLDRRVIPEEDPGSVLAQLNRLIEDAVTGLPGISTTVREVLATSPLRPIEGAERLSAALQRAAKTTLEQDIPTGGVPLYTDARLYCEAGVPTVIYGAGPRTLLEANGHRADERVALEDLRIATQTIALALADLLART
- a CDS encoding GntR family transcriptional regulator gives rise to the protein MTASSPTTPEKLGELAYQTLRRMILDKALRSGGPVVEGRLAEELNISRTPMREALLRLEGEGLLTRAGARSYSVRFVSAQEYLQAMKVRELLEAEAVGLAIGKIDKKQIQQLIKKIKALRSGQQEQEHWQIDDQIHTMMAHASGNEVLARMIEVVRTNSRLFELTTPFNRIEEDRVEHLAILEAYAADDADAVRAAVRTHLQNLRRFVLNRLSGGSGP
- a CDS encoding cupin domain-containing protein, whose product is MTLNGATPSEPINVGQLTIQYLIDGTATGGMGVFELTVPPSSQVPPPHSHTRNEECVYMLEGVLRYSVDGVIRDLTPGEWMFTPRGSVHHFSNPHNRTARALIVLAPDIGAQYFRDVGTIVNAGGPPDRSKLIGVMSRYGLVPAPPQ